One segment of Streptosporangium brasiliense DNA contains the following:
- a CDS encoding extracellular solute-binding protein yields MHRRFLTFATAALTAAALTACTAGKESAPALGTQSKPSGSASLPATALELWHGFSAPAEVKAFEDAIAGFRQKFPQITVKLVKGVQDDQITQAVRGGKAPDVASSFTTDNVAQWCKSGTFQDLTQVIRQDGIDLSVLPEASRSYTEFEGRRCVMPLLADAYGLYYNKALMKGSQPPKTLSELTELTKKLTVRDADGTIKVAGFIPSFEYYENTASHLAPMVGAKWYNPDGTSAIGSDPAWKQLLRWQKELVDWYGYDKLDKFRKSLGQEWSADHPFYKGKVAMVLDGEWRNAMIANEAGSLDYGTAPLPVADDKPELYGSGFTAGTVIGVPKGAKNPQAAWELVKYLTTDTTALVTLSNALRNVPTTKASLESPDLKKDENFQTFIDIFGHPKTSTVPSSVNSSFNQEAIQEFMHQWEKGSVKDLDAGLAGVDKRVNDKLKLSGG; encoded by the coding sequence GTGCACCGACGCTTTCTCACCTTCGCCACGGCCGCCCTCACGGCCGCGGCCCTGACCGCCTGCACCGCGGGCAAGGAGAGCGCGCCCGCGCTCGGGACCCAGTCCAAACCCTCGGGCTCGGCGTCCCTGCCCGCCACCGCCCTTGAGCTGTGGCACGGATTCTCGGCGCCCGCCGAGGTGAAGGCGTTCGAGGACGCCATCGCCGGGTTCCGCCAGAAGTTCCCGCAGATCACCGTCAAACTGGTCAAGGGAGTCCAGGACGACCAGATCACCCAGGCGGTGCGCGGCGGGAAGGCCCCGGACGTCGCCTCCTCCTTCACCACCGACAACGTGGCCCAGTGGTGCAAGAGCGGAACGTTCCAGGATCTCACCCAGGTGATCCGGCAGGACGGCATCGACCTGTCGGTGCTGCCGGAGGCCTCGCGCTCCTACACCGAGTTCGAGGGCAGGCGCTGCGTGATGCCGCTGCTGGCCGACGCCTACGGGCTCTACTACAACAAGGCCCTGATGAAGGGCAGCCAGCCTCCCAAGACGCTGTCGGAGCTGACCGAGCTCACCAAGAAGCTCACCGTCCGCGACGCGGACGGGACCATCAAGGTCGCCGGTTTCATCCCGAGCTTCGAGTACTACGAGAACACCGCCTCGCACCTGGCCCCCATGGTCGGCGCCAAGTGGTACAACCCGGACGGCACCTCGGCGATCGGCTCCGACCCGGCCTGGAAGCAGCTCCTGCGCTGGCAGAAGGAGCTCGTCGACTGGTACGGCTACGACAAGCTCGACAAGTTCCGCAAGAGCCTGGGCCAGGAGTGGTCGGCCGACCACCCGTTCTACAAGGGCAAGGTCGCCATGGTGCTCGACGGCGAGTGGCGCAACGCCATGATCGCCAACGAGGCCGGGAGCCTCGACTACGGCACCGCGCCGCTCCCCGTCGCCGATGACAAGCCCGAGCTGTACGGCAGCGGCTTCACCGCCGGCACCGTGATCGGCGTGCCCAAGGGCGCCAAGAACCCGCAGGCCGCCTGGGAGCTGGTGAAGTATCTGACCACCGACACCACCGCCCTGGTCACCCTGTCCAACGCCCTGCGCAACGTCCCGACCACCAAGGCCTCGCTGGAGTCTCCGGACCTGAAGAAGGACGAGAACTTCCAGACCTTCATCGACATCTTCGGCCACCCCAAGACGAGCACGGTGCCCTCCAGTGTCAACAGCTCCTTCAACCAGGAGGCGATCCAGGAGTTCATGCACCAGTGGGAGAAGGGCTCGGTCAAGGATCTCGACGCCGGGCTCGCCGGGGTCGACAAGCGTGTCAACGACAAGCTGAAGCT